One genomic window of Cellulophaga sp. Hel_I_12 includes the following:
- a CDS encoding porin family protein, producing MKNSKILILTLLMVWMSGVLFSQEKWSLEVRPGVNIPTSDFGDSNIKTGFGFESAIGYRFMEHLGAYVGWGYNNFKLEDSNFDFDETGYTFGFQFVHSLGTSEKLSYLVRAGGIYNHIELENNDGDIVEDSGHGLGWELGAGINYALGSNWHLRPQIGYRALSRDLELGEITSNIDVNYFVFGVGIAKTF from the coding sequence ATGAAAAATTCAAAAATTTTAATTTTAACGCTTTTAATGGTATGGATGAGCGGAGTACTGTTTTCACAGGAAAAATGGTCTCTTGAAGTGCGGCCTGGAGTTAACATACCAACGTCGGATTTTGGGGATTCAAATATCAAAACAGGATTTGGTTTTGAGTCCGCCATAGGCTACCGCTTTATGGAGCATTTAGGAGCTTATGTAGGTTGGGGTTACAATAACTTTAAACTTGAGGATTCTAATTTTGATTTTGATGAAACAGGATATACTTTTGGATTTCAGTTCGTACATTCTTTAGGAACTTCTGAAAAACTATCGTATCTAGTAAGAGCTGGTGGAATTTATAATCATATTGAACTCGAAAACAACGATGGCGACATTGTTGAAGATTCTGGTCATGGTCTTGGTTGGGAACTAGGAGCTGGAATTAATTACGCGCTAGGAAGTAACTGGCATTTAAGACCACAAATAGGTTATCGTGCACTTTCCAGAGATCTTGAACTAGGAGAAATTACCTCAAATATTGATGTTAATTACTTTGTATTTGGCGTAGGCATTGCAAAAACGTTTTAA
- a CDS encoding DUF6544 family protein — protein sequence MKFAFSFILLLHGLIHLIGFVKAFQFASINQLTQSISKPIGILWLLTFILLVVGAISFILKKDWWFFVVIIAVVLSQIVIVMSWKDAKFGTMPNVIILLVSISAFGNYHFNVMIKKEVHAVMANSSNNPTIISKEDYNHLPEIVQKWLNTSGVVGKQKVVSVRLKQTGEMRTKPDASWMPFKATQYYNIEHPSFIWCTEVEAFSNIKMIGRDKFNHGKGSMLIKLASLIPVVDESDNEQINSGTMLRFLGEVCWFPSGASNDYITWETIDSTSAKATFKMNQKSVSGVFKFNLNGDIVSFEADRYYGGGKNTKLEKWVISVEDYKVFEGIKIPYKCRVTWKLKEGDFNWLNLEIVDMEYNIHEIY from the coding sequence ATGAAATTTGCCTTTTCTTTTATCCTATTACTACATGGACTTATCCATCTGATTGGATTTGTAAAAGCATTTCAATTTGCATCAATAAATCAATTAACCCAAAGCATTTCAAAACCTATTGGAATACTTTGGTTGTTAACTTTTATTCTATTAGTAGTAGGTGCTATATCGTTTATATTGAAAAAAGATTGGTGGTTTTTTGTCGTCATTATTGCTGTGGTTCTCTCACAAATAGTAATCGTAATGTCTTGGAAGGATGCAAAATTTGGCACTATGCCTAATGTGATTATTCTTTTGGTCAGTATTTCGGCTTTTGGCAATTATCATTTCAATGTAATGATTAAAAAAGAGGTACATGCAGTTATGGCGAACAGTTCAAATAATCCGACTATAATTTCCAAAGAAGATTATAATCATTTGCCAGAAATTGTTCAAAAATGGTTGAATACATCCGGAGTTGTTGGAAAACAAAAAGTGGTTTCTGTGAGATTAAAACAAACCGGAGAAATGCGTACCAAACCAGATGCAAGTTGGATGCCTTTTAAGGCTACACAATATTATAATATTGAACACCCAAGTTTTATTTGGTGTACCGAAGTAGAGGCGTTTTCAAACATAAAAATGATTGGTCGTGATAAGTTTAATCATGGTAAAGGTTCGATGCTTATAAAATTAGCTTCTTTAATTCCAGTTGTAGATGAATCCGATAATGAACAAATTAACTCAGGTACCATGCTTCGGTTTTTAGGAGAGGTTTGTTGGTTTCCTTCTGGTGCTTCAAATGATTATATCACTTGGGAAACCATCGATTCAACATCTGCTAAGGCAACCTTTAAGATGAATCAAAAGAGTGTTTCAGGTGTTTTTAAATTTAATTTAAATGGAGATATAGTTTCTTTCGAAGCAGACCGCTATTATGGTGGAGGAAAAAATACTAAACTCGAAAAATGGGTTATTTCTGTTGAAGATTATAAAGTTTTTGAGGGAATTAAAATCCCTTATAAATGCCGTGTAACATGGAAACTTAAAGAAGGTGATTTTAACTGGCTTAACCTTGAAATTGTTGACATGGAATATAATATTCATGAAATTTATTAA
- a CDS encoding PQQ-binding-like beta-propeller repeat protein has translation MSQIKPLFLLLIVFPLLSFSQVEMKWNKEVPTKILWQEVTSLGNLIVSSREELLGIDTETGNISWGKRAFGNLERAAFEELPNSPFFSVTTDQSLHLIDQFSGNEVFNSKNAGLQKVDSYHLLYNSDAILVSGTDYKGEPLMVSVRMSDASLSWSMNEKFGRIVAANELDNQELLIVTLFNNYKLNTDTGDVLWKKTNSREAEQIDKMGKFGALLKQAAEHVSKDMDIQLNYYQPEGSDVFYLASQKERQGGMTTSSGTTTMNYTNHYNAYNINDGSLVWSEELTVNGALSQVNFLDNGMLVLPDDGNRTKINLFDYKTREGLWGKKGNGIAIKGGVYDYLDSGDGILLVSRTANKDFLNYLDPSLGAITFEKPVRVDGTVVGIVPLANSILYITTESMNILDPNTGALKWEKSIQTSPRLTAAHQDKIYAFDYSSGLLKVVDKSNGQVSDFSQVALRFEGKESPSNLEILEDGIFIHSDQNVAKFNFDGALVYQEYYAAPKEAGWKRALLYASSVRAAYIGAASYYVAGTMAAAENDLRQKDEVAGELVAQIGKAYGDLGNAASSYAGAAFRKANARLKATKQGRDFMFIMSKQEKDIVLLKVSKTTGKVAGTINLGTDREPLYAVDDITGQVYYQTGDAALTSYMAR, from the coding sequence ATGAGCCAGATAAAACCACTTTTTTTATTATTGATCGTGTTTCCATTACTATCTTTTTCACAGGTAGAAATGAAATGGAATAAAGAGGTACCTACTAAAATTTTATGGCAAGAAGTTACTTCATTGGGCAACCTTATCGTTAGTTCAAGAGAAGAATTGCTAGGTATCGATACCGAAACAGGTAATATTAGTTGGGGAAAAAGAGCCTTTGGCAATTTGGAGAGAGCTGCTTTCGAAGAACTTCCCAATAGTCCGTTTTTTTCGGTAACCACAGACCAAAGCTTACATCTGATCGATCAGTTTAGCGGCAACGAAGTCTTTAATTCTAAAAATGCCGGACTTCAAAAGGTGGATAGCTATCATTTATTGTATAATTCAGATGCCATTCTTGTTTCTGGAACGGATTACAAGGGAGAACCGCTCATGGTTTCCGTAAGAATGTCAGATGCTAGTTTGTCATGGTCTATGAATGAGAAATTTGGTCGTATCGTTGCTGCCAATGAACTTGACAACCAAGAACTACTCATCGTAACCTTGTTCAACAACTACAAACTTAATACCGATACCGGAGATGTACTTTGGAAGAAAACGAACTCTAGGGAAGCGGAGCAAATCGATAAAATGGGGAAATTTGGGGCCTTATTAAAGCAGGCTGCAGAGCATGTATCTAAAGATATGGATATACAACTAAACTATTACCAGCCCGAAGGCAGTGATGTCTTCTATTTGGCGTCACAGAAAGAACGACAAGGTGGCATGACCACATCCTCTGGTACTACCACTATGAACTATACCAATCACTATAACGCCTATAATATCAATGACGGAAGTTTGGTATGGAGCGAAGAATTAACGGTAAATGGAGCGCTCAGCCAGGTTAATTTTTTAGATAATGGAATGCTTGTGTTGCCCGATGACGGGAATAGAACAAAAATAAACCTATTTGACTATAAGACCCGTGAAGGACTTTGGGGGAAAAAGGGCAATGGTATCGCCATCAAAGGTGGCGTGTATGATTATTTAGATTCTGGTGATGGTATTTTGCTGGTATCACGAACTGCCAATAAAGATTTTCTCAATTATTTAGACCCAAGCCTTGGGGCCATTACCTTTGAAAAACCTGTTAGAGTAGATGGTACAGTCGTTGGGATTGTGCCACTAGCAAATTCAATCCTCTATATTACGACCGAATCGATGAACATTTTAGATCCTAATACGGGTGCGCTAAAGTGGGAAAAAAGTATTCAAACCAGCCCTAGACTTACCGCTGCACATCAAGATAAAATCTATGCTTTTGATTATAGTTCCGGACTTTTAAAAGTTGTGGATAAGTCAAATGGTCAGGTCAGTGATTTTTCACAAGTAGCACTTCGATTTGAAGGCAAGGAATCCCCTTCGAATCTGGAAATTTTGGAGGATGGTATTTTTATACACTCCGATCAGAATGTTGCCAAATTTAATTTTGATGGGGCTCTGGTCTATCAAGAATATTATGCCGCACCGAAAGAAGCTGGTTGGAAACGTGCATTGCTGTATGCTTCATCGGTGCGGGCTGCCTATATTGGGGCCGCCTCGTACTATGTTGCAGGTACCATGGCCGCAGCCGAAAATGACCTACGTCAAAAAGACGAAGTAGCAGGAGAACTGGTAGCTCAAATAGGCAAGGCCTACGGGGATTTGGGAAATGCCGCTTCAAGTTATGCTGGTGCTGCCTTTAGAAAGGCGAATGCCCGACTCAAAGCCACTAAACAAGGTAGGGACTTTATGTTCATCATGTCAAAACAAGAAAAAGACATTGTATTGCTAAAAGTTAGTAAAACTACGGGTAAAGTAGCGGGTACAATTAATCTTGGTACGGACCGTGAGCCCTTATATGCCGTTGACGATATTACCGGACAGGTGTATTATCAAACAGGAGACGCTGCACTTACTTCGTATATGGCGCGCTAA
- a CDS encoding NADPH-dependent 2,4-dienoyl-CoA reductase, producing the protein MTKYTHIFEPLDLGFTTLKNRIIMGSMHTGLEEEKNGLEKIAAYYAERAKGGVGLIVTGGIAPNVQGWTGPFSARMSTKKHAKHHKVITDAVHAAGGKICMQILHAGRYGYHPFAVAPSALKSPISPFKPFKLKKAGIDRTIRDFVNAAKLSKVAGYDGVEIMGSEGYLINQFIVERTNKRTDSYGGSYENRMRLPIALVKQTREAVGTDFIIIYRLSMLDLVEKGSSWEEVVALGKAIEKAGATIINTGIGWHEARIPTIATSVPRAAFTWVTQKMKEELSIPLITSNRINMPETAENILAEGHADLISMARPFLADPEWVHKAEMNKANEINTCIGCNQACLDHVFERKVASCLVNPRACHETELNYLPTKTKKKIAVVGAGPAGLAAATVAAQRGHDVTLFDADTEIGGQFNMAKQIPGKEEFHETIRYFNKQIELHRVTLKLNTQVTAEDIKNGHFDEVILATGIKPRIPKIEGIDHPKVLSYIDVLKLKKPVGKRVAVIGAGGIGFDVCEYLTHEGKSTSLDIDAWLKEWGIDKTMEARSGTEGVSAEVHPSPREIFMFKRSKGKFGGKLGKTTGWIHRSTLKKKKVQFINEVQYTKIDDEGLHYLQNKAQKVLAVDTIVICSGQVPLAELLAPIEAIGIKVHVVGGAAVAAELDAKRAINQACRLAAIL; encoded by the coding sequence ATGACCAAGTATACTCATATTTTTGAACCCTTAGATTTAGGATTTACCACCCTAAAAAACCGAATTATCATGGGTTCTATGCATACCGGATTGGAGGAAGAAAAAAATGGCTTAGAAAAAATAGCTGCCTATTATGCAGAACGCGCCAAAGGTGGCGTTGGTTTAATTGTTACTGGGGGTATTGCACCTAATGTACAGGGCTGGACAGGACCTTTTTCTGCACGGATGAGTACCAAAAAACATGCAAAACACCATAAGGTAATTACAGATGCGGTGCATGCAGCAGGTGGTAAAATATGTATGCAAATTTTACATGCCGGACGTTATGGATATCATCCGTTTGCAGTGGCACCTTCTGCCCTAAAATCACCTATTAGTCCGTTTAAACCCTTTAAACTAAAGAAAGCCGGAATTGATCGTACCATTCGTGATTTTGTAAACGCTGCTAAACTATCAAAAGTAGCAGGTTATGATGGTGTAGAGATTATGGGTTCTGAAGGGTATTTAATCAATCAATTTATTGTAGAACGAACAAACAAGCGTACCGATTCTTATGGAGGAAGCTACGAAAATAGAATGCGATTACCCATCGCATTGGTAAAGCAAACGCGTGAAGCGGTAGGAACCGATTTTATCATCATCTATCGTTTATCCATGTTAGATTTAGTGGAAAAAGGCAGCTCTTGGGAAGAAGTGGTAGCCTTAGGCAAAGCTATAGAAAAAGCGGGTGCCACCATTATAAATACCGGAATTGGGTGGCATGAAGCCCGTATACCTACCATTGCAACCTCAGTACCAAGAGCTGCCTTTACTTGGGTTACCCAAAAAATGAAAGAAGAGCTTTCGATTCCCTTAATTACTTCGAATAGAATAAATATGCCCGAAACAGCTGAAAATATTTTGGCAGAAGGTCATGCAGACCTGATTTCGATGGCACGCCCATTTTTAGCGGATCCGGAATGGGTACATAAAGCAGAAATGAACAAAGCGAACGAAATAAATACCTGTATTGGTTGTAATCAAGCGTGTTTAGACCACGTTTTTGAACGCAAAGTAGCCAGTTGTTTGGTAAACCCAAGAGCATGCCACGAAACGGAACTGAATTATCTTCCGACGAAAACAAAGAAAAAAATTGCTGTTGTTGGGGCAGGTCCTGCAGGTTTAGCTGCTGCAACCGTTGCCGCACAACGCGGACATGACGTGACCCTTTTTGATGCCGATACCGAAATAGGAGGACAATTCAACATGGCCAAGCAAATTCCAGGGAAAGAAGAATTTCACGAAACCATTAGGTATTTTAATAAGCAAATAGAGTTACATCGTGTTACTCTAAAATTAAATACGCAGGTAACTGCCGAAGATATAAAAAATGGCCATTTTGATGAGGTTATCCTGGCTACAGGAATCAAACCAAGAATCCCAAAAATTGAAGGTATTGATCATCCTAAAGTTTTAAGCTATATTGATGTTTTAAAGTTAAAAAAGCCGGTTGGTAAACGTGTTGCCGTTATTGGTGCCGGAGGCATTGGTTTTGATGTATGTGAATATTTAACACATGAAGGTAAAAGCACTTCCTTGGATATTGACGCTTGGTTAAAAGAATGGGGTATTGATAAAACAATGGAGGCTAGAAGCGGAACAGAAGGTGTAAGCGCAGAAGTGCATCCATCACCACGGGAAATTTTCATGTTTAAGCGCAGCAAGGGTAAATTTGGTGGTAAATTGGGCAAAACTACGGGCTGGATTCATCGTTCTACCTTGAAAAAGAAAAAAGTACAGTTCATCAACGAGGTGCAGTACACCAAAATTGATGATGAGGGCTTGCATTATCTTCAAAATAAAGCTCAAAAAGTGTTGGCTGTAGATACGATTGTCATTTGCTCGGGTCAAGTACCATTGGCAGAATTATTGGCGCCAATAGAAGCCATAGGTATAAAAGTACACGTCGTTGGAGGTGCAGCGGTTGCTGCTGAATTGGATGCAAAACGCGCCATAAACCAAGCCTGTAGATTAGCCGCCATACTTTAA
- a CDS encoding ATP-binding protein, which yields MKKEQQEESRTTLKNIEHHTNTDDQRFVKDKIIERQLRFQDLLISISTTYINSDLTDIDALIGKSLKQIGEFVGADRSYIFSYDFENNTTSNTYEWCAKDIAPEIANLQNIPTDVISPWLDAHRQGQAFYVEDVSLLPEDGEQGLRAILEPQGIKSLITIPKIKNKELIGFIGFDAVHKINRYEENEKDILFVFANMLVNVIQRKENEEQIRAQEQKKEELLKNLFRQNEELNEYAHVVSHDLKAPLINIHSLVHWFMEDHKAALNENALKPLHQVLFNVEKMDFLIKGILDYSTIDKLESEDRLIDFNILVNEVVQTILLPSHVKISIQNTLPSVYGNAWRFRQVFQNLIQNAIHYNDKEEALIEIGATKKGAHFEFFVKDNGIGIKSDYFERIFKVFTKLESTGLSSGVGLSIVKKIITFYHGSIWLESEEGVGTTFYFTFGQNNAMA from the coding sequence ATGAAAAAGGAACAGCAAGAGGAAAGCCGCACAACTTTAAAAAACATAGAGCACCATACCAACACCGATGATCAACGTTTTGTTAAAGATAAAATTATTGAAAGGCAGCTGCGCTTTCAAGACTTATTGATAAGTATTTCTACTACCTATATCAATTCAGATTTAACCGATATTGATGCCTTGATTGGAAAATCCTTAAAACAAATTGGAGAATTTGTGGGTGCTGACCGGAGTTACATTTTTTCTTATGATTTTGAAAACAATACTACCTCAAACACTTATGAATGGTGTGCTAAGGACATTGCACCCGAAATAGCCAACTTACAGAATATACCTACCGATGTTATTAGCCCATGGCTCGATGCTCACCGCCAGGGACAGGCCTTTTATGTAGAAGACGTGAGTCTTTTACCTGAAGATGGTGAGCAAGGTCTTCGTGCTATTTTAGAACCACAAGGCATTAAAAGTTTAATTACCATACCCAAGATTAAAAACAAAGAATTAATCGGTTTTATTGGCTTTGACGCGGTACATAAAATAAATAGGTATGAAGAAAACGAGAAAGATATTCTTTTTGTATTTGCCAACATGCTGGTGAATGTGATCCAACGAAAAGAAAATGAAGAACAGATTAGGGCACAAGAACAGAAAAAAGAAGAATTGCTTAAAAATTTGTTCCGCCAAAATGAAGAGCTCAATGAGTATGCCCACGTGGTGTCTCACGATTTAAAAGCTCCCCTTATCAATATTCATTCTTTGGTACATTGGTTTATGGAGGATCATAAGGCAGCTTTGAATGAAAATGCTCTAAAACCTTTACATCAAGTATTGTTTAATGTAGAAAAAATGGATTTTTTGATCAAGGGAATTTTAGATTATTCTACCATAGATAAATTAGAATCAGAGGATCGCCTCATTGATTTTAATATACTGGTGAACGAAGTGGTACAAACCATTTTATTGCCGAGTCACGTAAAAATAAGCATCCAAAATACACTGCCCTCGGTATATGGCAATGCTTGGAGGTTTCGACAAGTATTTCAAAATTTAATTCAAAATGCCATTCACTATAATGACAAGGAAGAAGCACTCATTGAAATTGGAGCTACTAAAAAAGGAGCACATTTTGAGTTTTTTGTAAAGGACAACGGAATAGGAATTAAATCGGATTATTTTGAAAGAATATTTAAAGTTTTTACTAAACTAGAAAGTACAGGACTGTCTTCTGGCGTTGGACTTTCTATTGTCAAAAAAATCATCACATTTTACCATGGGTCTATTTGGTTAGAAAGTGAAGAGGGGGTCGGTACTACGTTTTATTTTACTTTTGGCCAAAATAATGCGATGGCTTAG
- a CDS encoding class I SAM-dependent methyltransferase: MKLGDKNDRLKLSTKQAFLVLMISTLMLPLQSCKSQQKETPASESSEIYTYKRNDPNGIGKWYQGREIAHVMGFQGMEWLNRPEREQEESVSRLLKNLDLQATDVIADIGAGSGYHVFKMAPVTQEGAIYAVDIQEEMLAEMSYQKERNSIANVYLVKGSEQDVNLPENSIDKVLMVDVYHEFEYPLEMLLAIKKALKPEGKIFLIEYRGEDPNIPIKIIHKMTEAQAVKEFKTAGFTLLENKDNLPWQHCMVFELKSE, translated from the coding sequence ATGAAACTAGGAGATAAAAATGATAGGCTAAAACTTTCGACAAAACAGGCTTTTCTAGTGCTTATGATTAGTACCCTGATGTTACCATTGCAGAGCTGTAAGAGTCAACAAAAAGAGACTCCTGCTTCCGAATCAAGTGAAATATACACCTACAAACGCAATGACCCCAATGGTATAGGAAAGTGGTATCAAGGAAGGGAGATTGCCCATGTTATGGGTTTTCAAGGTATGGAATGGCTCAATAGACCTGAACGAGAGCAGGAAGAAAGTGTTTCTCGCCTATTAAAAAATTTAGACCTACAGGCTACCGATGTTATTGCCGATATAGGGGCGGGATCAGGATATCATGTTTTTAAAATGGCACCTGTGACCCAAGAAGGTGCTATTTATGCCGTAGATATTCAAGAAGAAATGCTGGCCGAAATGAGCTATCAAAAGGAACGTAACAGTATTGCGAATGTCTATTTGGTAAAAGGAAGCGAACAAGACGTGAACTTACCGGAAAATAGCATCGATAAAGTACTAATGGTAGATGTGTATCACGAATTTGAGTATCCGCTTGAGATGCTTTTAGCAATAAAAAAAGCACTAAAACCAGAGGGTAAAATTTTCTTGATAGAATACCGCGGCGAAGACCCCAACATACCCATCAAGATAATTCATAAAATGACAGAGGCACAAGCGGTTAAAGAGTTCAAAACTGCAGGCTTTACACTTTTAGAAAATAAGGATAATTTGCCTTGGCAGCATTGTATGGTATTTGAGCTGAAATCGGAATAA
- a CDS encoding NAD(P)-dependent alcohol dehydrogenase, whose protein sequence is MSMTTIKAYGATASTEDLKPLDIQRRAVGAADVKIDITYCGVCHSDIHTVRNDWKGSTYPVVPGHEIIGRVTEVGANVSHYKIGDLVGVGCMVDSCQTCNSCEQDLEQFCEKGATFTYNSADPHIDGKQTYGGYSTSVVVDEKFVLRIPENLDEAATAPLLCAGVTTWSPLTHWKVKKGDKVGVIGLGGLGHMGVKFANALGAHVVMITTSPEKGKDAKRLGAHEVLVSKDQDDMKKHQGSFDFILNTIPVGHEMDPYLGLLKIDATMVLVGAVEPLKPFHGGSIIMGRKRIAGSLIGGIKETQEMLDFCGEHNITSDIELINMQDINTAYERVTSNDVKYRFVIDMKSLK, encoded by the coding sequence ATAAGTATGACAACGATAAAAGCATATGGTGCCACGGCATCAACCGAAGATTTAAAACCCTTAGACATACAAAGAAGAGCAGTAGGAGCAGCCGATGTAAAAATTGACATCACCTATTGTGGGGTATGCCATAGTGATATTCATACGGTAAGGAACGATTGGAAGGGATCTACCTATCCAGTAGTACCAGGGCATGAAATTATTGGCCGTGTCACCGAAGTAGGGGCAAATGTTAGCCATTACAAGATAGGCGATTTAGTAGGTGTAGGGTGTATGGTAGACTCGTGCCAGACTTGTAATTCTTGTGAACAAGATTTGGAACAATTTTGTGAAAAAGGAGCTACGTTCACGTATAATAGTGCTGATCCACATATCGATGGGAAGCAAACATATGGTGGGTATTCAACGTCTGTGGTGGTGGATGAAAAATTTGTTTTACGTATTCCAGAAAACTTAGACGAAGCAGCAACGGCTCCTTTATTATGTGCTGGAGTAACTACATGGTCTCCCTTAACCCATTGGAAGGTAAAAAAAGGAGATAAAGTAGGGGTTATCGGCTTAGGAGGTTTAGGGCATATGGGTGTTAAGTTTGCCAATGCACTAGGCGCCCATGTAGTCATGATTACGACATCACCTGAAAAAGGAAAAGACGCCAAAAGATTAGGCGCACATGAAGTTTTAGTCTCTAAAGACCAAGACGACATGAAAAAGCATCAAGGAAGTTTCGACTTTATATTAAATACCATTCCAGTAGGTCATGAAATGGATCCTTACCTAGGTTTGCTTAAAATTGATGCCACGATGGTTTTAGTTGGGGCCGTAGAGCCTTTAAAGCCGTTTCATGGTGGTAGCATTATTATGGGGCGCAAGCGTATTGCTGGCTCTTTAATAGGCGGTATCAAAGAAACCCAAGAGATGTTAGATTTTTGTGGAGAACACAATATTACGAGTGATATTGAGCTCATCAATATGCAAGATATCAACACCGCATACGAGCGTGTAACGAGTAATGATGTAAAGTATAGATTTGTTATCGATATGAAATCGTTAAAATAA
- a CDS encoding OsmC family peroxiredoxin has translation MKFTRKANAEWKGSGKDGKGKLSTASKVLNNTAYSFHTRFEDGEKGTNPEELIGAAHAGCFAIQLSFLLNEADFTATSLDVAATVSFEDGAITKINLNLEGDVPNIDAEQFQQIAHKAKEVCPVSKVLQTEIVLKVTLKNA, from the coding sequence ATGAAATTTACTAGAAAAGCAAATGCCGAATGGAAAGGCAGTGGAAAAGATGGAAAAGGAAAGCTCAGCACAGCAAGTAAAGTTCTTAATAATACCGCTTATTCGTTCCATACTCGGTTTGAGGATGGAGAAAAAGGAACGAATCCTGAAGAATTGATAGGAGCAGCACACGCGGGTTGTTTTGCCATACAATTAAGTTTCTTACTAAACGAAGCTGATTTTACAGCAACAAGCTTAGATGTTGCAGCCACCGTTAGTTTTGAAGACGGGGCAATTACAAAAATCAATTTAAATTTGGAAGGAGATGTACCAAATATAGATGCAGAACAATTTCAGCAAATAGCGCATAAAGCGAAAGAAGTATGTCCTGTGTCTAAAGTATTACAGACAGAAATAGTTTTAAAAGTAACCTTAAAAAACGCATAA
- a CDS encoding alkene reductase, which produces MSKQNLLTPYTNNISLKNRIVMAPMTRSRAANEGNVPTDDLHGLYYEQRASAGLIITEGSQVSEKAVGYINTPGIYSEAQVEGWKKVTKRVHDKGGKIFIQLWHVGRMSHPDFHNGELPLSASALNPNAKSYTPEGFKDTVTPKGMSIEEIKTTVKDFQNAAANAVKAGFDGVEIHSSNGYLFHQFFNGSSNKRTDEYGGNMENKTRFFFEVLEAVKEVIPQEKIGVRFNPSLHGLFGMTMDKDTIPTFEYLISKLNDYALAYVHLSEPFSDVSDVPFAVTEIAKHFRPLYKGTLMINTAFDQEKGNKIIEEGLADLVAYGKLYISNPDLVERFENNVELAEWDEETFYTTGAKGYTDYPKAVAQKV; this is translated from the coding sequence ATGAGCAAACAAAATTTACTAACACCCTATACGAATAATATAAGCCTTAAGAACAGAATCGTTATGGCACCGATGACGAGAAGTAGAGCCGCGAACGAGGGTAATGTGCCCACAGACGACTTACACGGCTTGTATTACGAACAACGAGCATCAGCAGGCTTAATTATCACAGAAGGTTCACAAGTATCTGAAAAAGCCGTAGGCTATATCAATACGCCTGGCATCTATTCAGAAGCCCAAGTAGAAGGATGGAAAAAAGTAACAAAACGTGTACACGATAAAGGTGGAAAAATCTTTATTCAATTATGGCACGTGGGCCGGATGTCGCATCCTGATTTTCACAATGGCGAATTGCCTTTATCCGCTTCGGCTCTAAATCCAAATGCGAAATCGTATACGCCAGAAGGTTTTAAAGATACCGTAACCCCTAAAGGAATGAGCATTGAGGAAATTAAAACCACGGTCAAAGATTTTCAGAATGCAGCAGCCAATGCCGTAAAAGCAGGTTTTGATGGCGTAGAAATACACTCTTCAAACGGCTATTTGTTTCATCAGTTTTTTAATGGATCTTCTAATAAAAGAACAGATGAATATGGAGGCAACATGGAAAACAAAACACGTTTCTTTTTTGAGGTTTTAGAGGCCGTTAAAGAAGTAATTCCTCAAGAAAAAATTGGTGTGCGTTTTAATCCATCCTTACATGGCTTATTTGGGATGACCATGGATAAGGATACCATCCCCACTTTTGAATACCTGATATCAAAATTAAACGACTATGCATTGGCCTATGTACATTTATCTGAACCTTTTTCAGATGTTTCAGATGTTCCATTTGCGGTAACAGAAATTGCAAAACATTTCCGACCTTTATACAAAGGTACCTTAATGATCAATACCGCTTTTGATCAAGAAAAAGGGAATAAAATCATCGAGGAAGGTTTAGCGGATCTCGTAGCCTATGGTAAGTTGTATATTTCTAATCCTGATTTAGTGGAGCGCTTTGAAAATAATGTAGAGCTAGCCGAATGGGATGAAGAAACCTTTTACACCACAGGAGCTAAGGGCTATACTGATTATCCGAAGGCAGTAGCACAAAAAGTATAA